A genome region from Petrotoga sibirica DSM 13575 includes the following:
- a CDS encoding metal ABC transporter permease, translated as MIDILSYPFMRYALIGAILSGFGSALLSNFIVLKKMEFIGNGAAHVAFGAIAFALFFGLNMNLLSIIVAIIFAIAINQLGKKEGVQENSVIGMLLSLSMAIGVILLSFKKGYVPEIDSFLFGDVLMITQQDLILLGIFDLFILSMVIFLNKELKYYSFNQRLSKIFGVPTNIINLVFLMITSVTIVVSVKIIGIILITSLLITPGVIAKLYAKSINQMLIISVIVGVFSSVLGIFLSYYLNVPSGPMIVLTLFLIFLIAYLLRKTVLKSFAQ; from the coding sequence ATGATTGACATTCTAAGTTATCCTTTTATGAGATACGCCTTAATTGGTGCTATTCTTTCAGGTTTTGGTAGTGCGTTGCTATCAAATTTCATAGTCCTAAAAAAGATGGAGTTTATTGGAAATGGAGCCGCCCATGTGGCGTTTGGTGCCATAGCTTTCGCACTTTTCTTTGGATTGAATATGAATTTATTGTCTATAATAGTCGCCATCATATTTGCAATAGCTATAAACCAACTGGGTAAAAAAGAAGGGGTACAAGAAAATAGTGTGATAGGAATGCTCTTATCGCTTTCTATGGCTATAGGGGTAATTTTACTTTCATTCAAAAAAGGATACGTCCCTGAAATAGACAGTTTTCTATTTGGGGACGTATTAATGATAACTCAACAAGATTTGATTTTATTGGGAATTTTTGACTTATTTATTCTTTCTATGGTTATTTTCTTAAACAAGGAACTTAAATATTACTCATTCAATCAAAGATTAAGTAAAATATTTGGAGTACCTACAAACATAATAAATTTAGTATTTTTAATGATCACGTCCGTTACAATAGTTGTTTCCGTTAAAATAATAGGGATCATACTGATAACTTCTCTACTTATAACCCCTGGTGTTATAGCAAAGCTTTATGCAAAAAGTATAAACCAAATGCTGATAATATCTGTAATAGTCGGTGTTTTTTCATCTGTTCTGGGTATTTTTTTATCTTATTACTTAAACGTTCCATCAGGCCCAATGATAGTCCTGACACTGTTTCTAATATTTCTGATTGCATATCTTTTAAGAAAAACAGTTCTAAAGTCTTTTGCTCAGTAA
- a CDS encoding metal ABC transporter ATP-binding protein, whose translation MATDPLISVKDLNYSAENNNILINISFDIYRGDFVGIIGPNGAGKSTLIKTLIREIEDYTGEIKINGKIGYVPQSEEKERDFPIKVYEVALMGLYSEVGPFKRFKEEHYEKVRETLKLLQIDHLYNRLVGKLSGGEYRRLMMARALVSDPDILILDEPEANIDKEGQNILYRTLRDLKHDRNMSIILISHDLNMIFKETNKIMCMNKTLHCHKNTADLDINDLRTLYSKDFELFIHVNEKMKVVSNKDD comes from the coding sequence ATGGCTACTGACCCATTAATATCCGTTAAAGATTTGAATTATTCAGCTGAAAATAACAATATACTGATCAATATATCTTTTGATATATACAGAGGAGACTTTGTAGGGATAATAGGACCTAACGGAGCTGGTAAATCAACCTTAATAAAAACTCTAATCAGAGAAATCGAAGATTATACAGGAGAAATAAAGATAAACGGGAAAATTGGGTATGTTCCACAATCGGAAGAAAAAGAAAGAGATTTCCCTATCAAGGTATATGAAGTTGCTTTAATGGGTTTATACAGTGAAGTTGGTCCGTTTAAGAGGTTTAAAGAAGAACATTATGAAAAAGTTAGAGAAACTCTCAAACTTCTACAAATTGACCATTTATACAACAGGCTAGTAGGGAAATTATCTGGAGGAGAGTATAGAAGGTTGATGATGGCAAGGGCTTTAGTTTCCGATCCTGATATATTAATACTGGACGAACCTGAAGCCAATATCGATAAAGAAGGACAAAATATATTGTATAGAACTCTTAGAGATCTCAAGCATGATAGAAACATGAGTATAATTTTAATAAGTCACGATTTGAACATGATTTTCAAAGAAACAAACAAAATTATGTGTATGAACAAAACATTGCACTGTCATAAAAACACTGCTGATCTTGATATCAATGATTTGCGAACTTTGTACTCTAAAGACTTTGAATTGTTTATCCACGTCAATGAAAAGATGAAGGTGGTTAGCAATAAAGATGATTGA